Part of the Deltaproteobacteria bacterium genome is shown below.
GATGCCGTCGCCAGGCCATAGGCGAAGGCTAGACCCACTTTGATACCAGTGAATGATCCCGGCCCAGCACCAACAGCCATCCCGCCCAACTGGTCGAAACGCATATTCAGTGCCGCTAAGCCTTGCTGCGTCAGACTGCTGATGGCTTGGAGCGCTCCCATATTTTCATTGTGGGCACCGTGCCAGAGTATTCTCTCCGTCCCCACCTTGTCGCTCGCAGACGCATCAATGATCGCTACTTGCACTCCCAAGATACTAGCGTCGACAAAAAGCACGGGTACAGCGGACATGATGCTTACCATCAGCGGGACCTCTACTTAAAAATGCCTACTACACTTTCCAACATGGAACGCCAAAAACGGCTGAAGTCATTGTAAGTGGCTAAGACCACCAGAGCCAAGACCATTGCAAAGCCCAGTTTTTGAAAATTCTCGATAGCCGAAGTTGGAAGTGGCCGACGCCTTAATCCCTCCAAACTAATCAGGACCAGCTGTCCGCCGTCTAGCACCGGGATTGGGAAGAGATTGATCAGACCAAGGTTGATGCTAATCAAGGCCATCGACCCAAGAAACATTTGCCACCCGCGACGCGCCGAGTCTCCCGCCACCTTGGCAATTAGTATGGGACCACCGAGCGCTTTGAGCGGGATTTCACCGCTAACCAGGCTGGCTAAATTCTGCACCAGCTCGTAGCTCTGATCACCTGTCTGCTTGATGCCAAAGGCCAGCGCAGCCAGTGGGTTCCCATATTTTTCGATCACTGGTTCGGGTTCAATGAGCTGTCCCCAGAATGCCACAGGCAAGGTGTATAGGGTGGCTACGCCCTCGGGCCTTTGTATCTCCACCCCCTTAAGCGCAATCCTGATGTCCTGCACCGTGTCATCGTCACGTTGCACGGTCAAAGTCACTTCGGGAGCGTTATTGGCCAAAAGCTTCTCGCGCAGCATATAGACATCCGTGATGTCGACACCGTTCCAAGTCAGGATGAGGTCGCCCTTGCGCAGGGGAGCCGTTTCGCCCGGAGCTGCCTCCATCACTGCCACTGTCAATTCACTGCCGCGGAGACCAAGTCGGCTCATGAAATCGCGATCGGCCAGCCCACCCACATGCGCAGTCTCCAAAGACAGGAATAGCCTGCGTTCCTGTGCGTCTGGCGCCGCCGTTGGTGATTTACCGCTAGCGCGCGACTCAGCCAGTTCAGGTAGCGGAGTCTCAACCGCGGTCACCTCGACCTTATCACCCAGTTTAGCCGCCTCACGTAAAGCCGCCACCAGTTCTGGATAAAATTTGATGACGCGCGCGGCACCACCGACCTGAACTTTAGTGATCTTATCTCCGGTCCTAAGACCCGCCACTCCAGCCGGGGATGACGCAGCCAGTACCGTCACGACTGGTGCCGGTCGGCCCAACGCCACACCCGCGCGGCCTATCGAGGCTTTCCGCCCCATCATGTCCGTGGCCTCTACAGCATCGGGCGTTAACTGCAGCGTGACGTCCTCGCCGGATTCGCGCTTAACTAGGACGGTCAGAGGCTTGCCAGGCGCCTTGGATACCATCTCTTCGATGTCGCGCCAGGTCTTGACCTCACGCTGATCGATCCGGAGTACCAAATCACCGTACCGAAGGCCGGCGCGCGCTGCAGCACTGCCACTTATCACCTCACCAATCAACGCCGGCGGATGAGGCATGCCGCTAAATCCGAGCACACTGTAAACAACAACGGCTAGGAGAAAGTTGGCGGCTGGTCCGGCGATAATGGTCGCCGCGCGCTTTGGCAGCGAGGCGGCCAAAAAACTAATCCCAGCGAGCCCGGCTGGAACCTCCTCACTCGGATGAGAGCCGGCAAATTTAACAAATCCCCCAAGGGGAATCGCACTGATTTGGTACACGGTGCCGCGCCGTTTGAACGACAAAAGCTGTGGACCAAAGCCGATCGAAAACGTCTCGACGGCAATACCACACCAGCGGCCCACCAAGTAGTGGCCGAGTTCGTGAATGAACACCAGCAGTCCGAGTAGAATCACAACCGCCGGGATCGGATGCGAAAGAAACTGGCTCACGGGCTATCCTGTCTTGCTCAACCGAGTTTATCAGGGGACGGGAAGAGTGAGCGGAACTCCCCTAAAGTAGTAGAGAATAGCCCAAATTACCGGAGC
Proteins encoded:
- the rseP gene encoding RIP metalloprotease RseP, which gives rise to MSQFLSHPIPAVVILLGLLVFIHELGHYLVGRWCGIAVETFSIGFGPQLLSFKRRGTVYQISAIPLGGFVKFAGSHPSEEVPAGLAGISFLAASLPKRAATIIAGPAANFLLAVVVYSVLGFSGMPHPPALIGEVISGSAAARAGLRYGDLVLRIDQREVKTWRDIEEMVSKAPGKPLTVLVKRESGEDVTLQLTPDAVEATDMMGRKASIGRAGVALGRPAPVVTVLAASSPAGVAGLRTGDKITKVQVGGAARVIKFYPELVAALREAAKLGDKVEVTAVETPLPELAESRASGKSPTAAPDAQERRLFLSLETAHVGGLADRDFMSRLGLRGSELTVAVMEAAPGETAPLRKGDLILTWNGVDITDVYMLREKLLANNAPEVTLTVQRDDDTVQDIRIALKGVEIQRPEGVATLYTLPVAFWGQLIEPEPVIEKYGNPLAALAFGIKQTGDQSYELVQNLASLVSGEIPLKALGGPILIAKVAGDSARRGWQMFLGSMALISINLGLINLFPIPVLDGGQLVLISLEGLRRRPLPTSAIENFQKLGFAMVLALVVLATYNDFSRFWRSMLESVVGIFK